From the Eremothecium cymbalariae DBVPG#7215 chromosome 6, complete sequence genome, one window contains:
- the ATG2 gene encoding Atg2p (similar to Ashbya gossypii ABL208W) — protein MSSWLPQNVQKRLLIYVLQQISIFSHIDTSNLDVSLGCRSHFAFHDLQLDVDNISVPNISIRTGHIAELDLKLAVSGGLDINGEGVTFVIGLEVLNESCSKDIAMSLAKSVMDLTNSMIHPLTDNIDDDDILTHSSCESGDFSKVFYSPSALSAMRNKVLEMTLANLTIKLTHINIQMILPDDDCLQIMIESAEFLTIGSCRRVNVKGVSVSHSEISTLDESDDVVSNSVLASIYMSAMDSIPKLTKSSRPEISMNGRKVAKLDTINITFQGISSIDDMHIHDTAVSIGTVQIFFDTIFGMDKSVLNTILQFLTELKQPVSNTEPSDKLRNYKRFKVEQNIEEELKITEVHLSHLSLIFPSDMKIILDDMDFKNGAGGNCTAFINAFGILEQNKQLFHLDNQSNKPLVYFTADGKNNYNTLSLDEDVTISLTPNFVNLILLTVSRLESLIKSYTKFDSHSQEYPQQELNMYVKSKNVFLDLQLNDCILRANIQPISYQLPLHSLSIESIVFTKIIGSKSKSIAQISDIKFGSNVNHFKVNSYNLKLSETLITSKQQGSIGGIRVNCSENDLKDVISGIVEYSDIVKPYINNKVEVPQTLLNKSVRIMNPSSIIHKQNVFSNMVFLVSEISVSVLFTSLPSFGKISVALNSCLLSLNTDNTIIFHASTIEGYRCTSGAKQRFLEPIKANDRTKPALFLQKFENWKIKLNIWNVCIHYYAKWLDVLADNKFNNASTSSDRHEKVTNLTQQRIEVKLHDCAIMMKPYRLDTALVVCVSRCMTDLQIPAADSKVILRTATFMLIDDLSNMKLGSTEVWSSISAYYTKCGFTTVGRATTISTLVSKEERKVSISVDIDRVDLSLCADSFQCLLQTLTDLKPPVSFPDEKKYRTEISHVPVFQDVDDNFFVSKRLPMLRLDFNDMHIFDDFIDNTNDSFSVVHITEESEESSPTDVKSVLRLEESHFGKSGLPVSSESDIETSALVSIVVKASIKKASIKLHDGYDWIYTRKSISKVVEDMEDEVQKQIEPARVEASLFDSIYLYASSESNIKKIVNNNIHADPDNGFETSVSKMKLRPSKNHKILIELINTNVKFTGYEVDEPTEEEADWSADILNRTEVDVETFEIIDNVPTSTWNKFVTILKKGRKNNSPMFSLLFTLVRPIDFLYATEVIITANILPLRLHVDQDTLDFLTRFGEFKDRRFELIDKYPDIIYIQRFEVNSVDIILDYKPKKLDYVGLKSGHTAEFMNFFTLDGAKITLKRVVLYGVDGLQALNGCLSNIWTPDITRFQLSGVLKGVAPLKSIITLGSGVKALVTVPIKEYQQDQRLTRSLQKGARDFIKTTSGELIRLGVRMASGTQTILENTEEFFGGQGSRARGMNGRPQEDDQQRSYVAAQHEETNLFSKSNPRNKSPVNLLVYDEDEHESLKVISLYADQPLNAQNGVQEAYGSLGKNFNIAYGAMKRAHREVKQSFTAQDAATAFARATPIAFIRPMIGATEAISKTLQGISNQMDHEQLVYMQDKYKQSSKRSGEQA, from the coding sequence ATGTCATCCTGGTTACCTCAGAACGTGCAGAAAAGGCTGCTAATATATgtacttcaacaaatatcaatattttccCATATCGACACCAGCAATTTGGATGTCTCATTAGGATGTCGCTCCCACTTTGCCTTCCATGATCTCCAACTTGATGTAGATAATATATCGGTTCCTAATATTTCCATTAGAACTGGCCATATAGCGGAATTGGACCTGAAACTTGCTGTATCTGGTGGTCTAGATATCAACGGTGAAGGAGTCACCTTTGTGATAGGATTGGAGGTTTTAAATGAATCATGTTCTAAAGATATTGCAATGTCATTAGCTAAAAGTGTGATGGATCTCACCAATTCAATGATACATCCACTTACCgataatattgatgatgatgatatattgACACATAGTAGCTGTGAGAGTGGagatttttccaaagtttTCTATTCCCCATCTGCTCTCAGTGCCATGAGAAATAAAGTATTGGAAATGACACTTGCTAATTTGACTATCAAATTAACACACATTAATATACAGATGATACTACCTGATGATGATTGTCTGCAGATTATGATAGAAAGTGCTGAATTTCTGACAATTGGCAGTTGCCGGCGAGTTAACGTTAAAGGTGTATCTGTTTCACATTCAGAAATCTCTACCTTAGATGAATCTGATGATGTGGTCTCAAACAGCGTACTGGCTTCTATTTATATGAGTGCAATGGATTCGATCCCCAAATTAACGAAAAGTTCACGACCTGAAATTTCTATGAATGGACGAAAAGTAGCCAAGTTAGATACGATTAATATAACCTTCCAGGGGATTTCCTCAATTGACGACATGCATATTCATGACACTGCTGTATCCATTGGCACTGTCCaaattttctttgataCGATTTTTGGGATGGATAAGTCTGTTCTTAATACAATCCTGCAGTTTTTGACAGAACTCAAGCAACCGGTTTCTAATACTGAACCCTCGGACAAACTTCGGAACTACAAGAGGTTTAAGGTGGAACAAAACATCGAAGAGGAATTAAAGATTACTGAAGTGCATTTAAGCCATCTAAGTCTCATCTTTCCTTCAGATATGAAGATAATATTGGATGATATGGACTTTAAAAATGGTGCTGGTGGTAATTGTACCGCTTTCATTAACGCTTTTGGTATTTTAGAACAAAATAAGCAATTATTTCATCTAGACAATCAAAGTAACAAACCATTAGTGTATTTCACCGCAGATGGAAAGAATAACTATAACACACTATCCttagatgaagatgtgACTATTTCATTGACTCCAAATTTTGTCAATTTAATACTGTTAACCGTGAGTAGACTTGAGTCATTGATCAAATCATATACGAAATTTGATAGTCATTCTCAGGAATATCCCCAACAGGAATTAAACATGTATGTCAAATCAAAGAATGTTTTCTTAGACTTACAATTAAATGACTGTATCTTACGTGCGAATATTCAACCAATCTCATACCAGTTACCATTACATTCGCTTTCCATTGAATCGATCGTTTTTACAAAAATTATAGGTTCCAAGAGTAAATCCATCGCTCAGATTTCGGATATTAAGTTTGGAAGCAACGTGAATCATTTTAAAGTCAATTCATACAATCTGAAGCTTTCTGAAACTTTGATTACCTCTAAACAACAAGGAAGTATTGGAGGTATACGGGTTAATTGTTCAGAAAATGACCTTAAAGATGTTATTAGTGGAATAGTGGAGTATTCGGATATTGTTAAACCGTACATCAACaataaagttgaagttCCTCAGACACTTCTAAATAAGAGTGTCCGTATCATGAATCCATCCAGTATTATCCACAAACAAAatgtattttcaaatatggtTTTCTTAGTCAGCGAAATTTCCGTTTCAGTGCTTTTTACTTCTCTTCCatcatttggaaaaataaGCGTCGCTCTTAATTCGTGCCTTTTATCCTTGAATACTGATAACACCATAATTTTCCATGCATCAACCATCGAAGGTTATAGATGTACGTCTGGAGCCAAGCAGAGATTTCTAGAGCCCATAAAGGCTAATGATAGGACAAAGCCAGCATTATTTTTGCAGAAGTTTGAAAACTGGaaaataaagttgaatatttggaatgtTTGTATCCATTACTATGCCAAATGGCTGGATGTTTTAGCTGATAATAAGTTTAATAATGCATCTACTTCTAGTGATAGGCATGAAAAAGTGACAAACTTGACTCAACAACGAATTGAAGTAAAGCTTCATGACTGTGCAATTATGATGAAACCGTATAGGTTAGATACTGCTTTGGTTGTTTGCGTAAGTCGTTGTATGACAGACCTACAGATACCTGCTGCTGATTCTAAAGTCATACTTCGCACAGCAACGTTTATGTTAATCGATGATCTATCTAATATGAAGTTAGGCAGCACTGAGGTATGGAGTTCGATTAGTGCTTATTACACAAAATGTGGGTTTACTACAGTAGGAAGGGCCACTACAATTAGTACTCTCGTATCTAAGGAGGAAAGAAAAGTCTCTATAAGTGTTGATATTGATCGTGTCGATTTATCTCTTTGCGCTGATTCATTTCAATGTTTGTTGCAAACTTTAACTGATTTAAAACCACCAGTATCCTTTCCTgatgaaaagaagtatAGGACTGAAATATCTCATGTTCCTGTATTTcaagatgttgatgataatttTTTCGTTTCAAAAAGGCTGCCAATGTTGAGACTTGATTTTAACGATATGCATATATTCGATGATTTTATCGATAATACTAATGATAGCTTTTCTGTGGTACACATTACAGAGGAGTCCGAGGAGTCATCTCCTACCGATGTAAAATCAGTTTTAAGGCTCGAGGAAAGTCACTTTGGTAAAAGTGGGTTGCCTGTTTCGTCAGAATCCGATATTGAGACTTCTGCATTGGTATCCATAGTGGTTAAGGCTTCGATTAAGAAAGCTTCTATAAAGCTTCATGATGGTTATGACTGGATATATACTCGTAAGTCTATATCGAAAGTTGTCGAAGACATGGAAGACGAGGTTCAAAAGCAAATTGAGCCTGCTAGAGTTGAAGCAAGCTTATTCGATTCTATTTATTTGTATGCATCCTCAGAGTCAAATATCAAGAAGattgttaataataacattcATGCAGATCCTGATAATGGATTTGAAACTTCGGTGTCCAAGATGAAACTCCGCCCATCTAAAAATCACAAGATCCTGATTGAACTCATCAATACAAATGTAAAATTTACTGGTTACGAAGTTGATGAGCCtacagaagaagaagctgaCTGGTCAGCTGATATATTAAACAGAACAGAAGTGGATGTTGAAACATTTGAGATTATAGATAATGTTCCCACTTCAACGTGGAATAAGTTTGTTACAATCTTGAAGAAGGGCCgaaaaaataattcacCGATGTTTTCACTTCTATTTACTCTAGTTAGGCCAATTGATTTCCTTTATGCGACTGAAGTCATAATCACTGCTAACATTCTGCCATTAAGATTACATGTTGACCAAGATACTTTAGACTTTTTAACGAGGTTTGGCGAATTTAAAGATAGAAGGTTCGAGTTGATTGACAAATATCctgatataatatacattcAAAGATTTGAGGTAAATTCGGTTGACATTATACTAGACTACAAACCCAAAAAGCTTGATTATGTCGGTTTGAAATCCGGCCATACCGCTGAATTTATGAATTTCTTTACCTTGGATGGTGCAAAGATAACCTTAAAAAGGGTGGTATTATATGGAGTTGATGGTCTACAGGCACTCAATGGCTGCTTATCCAATATATGGACACCAGATATAACAAGGTTTCAGTTGTCTGGAGTTCTTAAGGGTGTAGCTCCGCTGAAGTCAATCATAACACTTGGCTCTGGTGTGAAAGCGCTAGTCACTGTACCGATCAAGGAATACCAACAAGACCAAAGACTAACACGGAGTTTGCAAAAGGGTGCCCGTGATTTTATTAAGACAACCAGTGGTGAATTAATCCGACTGGGCGTTAGAATGGCTTCTGGGACCCAAACTATCCTTGAAAATACAGAGGAGTTCTTTGGAGGCCAGGGTTCCCGCGCGAGGGGCATGAATGGAAGGCCTCAGGAAGATGACCAGCAAAGAAGCTACGTGGCGGCTCAACATGAGGAAACAAACCTATTCAGTAAATCAAATCCGCGTAACAAGAGTCCCGTTAATCTACTTGTATACGATGAGGATGAACATGAATCTCTGAAAGTGATAAGTTTGTATGCAGATCAACCATTGAATGCTCAAAATGGTGTTCAAGAGGCGTACGGTTCTCTAGGGAAGAACTTCAACATCGCATACGGAGCCATGAAACGAGCTCACAGAGAGGTAAAACAGTCTTTTACAGCTCAAGATGCGGCAACCGCGTTTGCACGCGCAACTCCAATCGCATTTATTAGACCTATGATTGGAGCAACAGAGGCCATATCGAAGACCTTACAAGGTATTTCCAATCAAATGGATCATGAACAATTGGTATATATGCAGGACAAGTATAAACAATCTTCGAAGCGTTCAGGGGAACAAGCTTAA
- the LRG1 gene encoding GTPase-activating protein LRG1 (similar to Ashbya gossypii ABL207W), translating to MTNIQRPKLLVAERDNLSYKHNLSVNPMASSFEQKPATSSHKTKICKQCGEMITQNSLKALGEYYHENCLVCYDCGTLCRPKFFPYQLPETSEVVLLCQQDYFTRNKLLCYVCNKPLSGVYYNTFGKLYDEEHFCCTVCGTKCKATSCFHYNDELYCKYHFLKYFSKRCKGCNYPISDQYIEFPRGEEIHCWHPECYGIHKYWHVSVPAEAVGIPSLDIPPKDATPNTDDTNPTEDEMETYTNTLSAIISKTWNVLYRFEEESAYCVSDMFQYLTSYDQFKGVDAAALFVLKLECLFKALDFLESVGQYTIIKPKNESPNDSTLTTPESDPAGHTDIKYSKFPRNLSTKLMIYLQLLRKMGSASKMKEVNVGSFMSVITGLAHFLKLLLRNGLFNALEHNKKVHTSNALIKFLREVKKNETYQNSPFDYINVTINATDCCAICQKYVQEECIRFQEHRWHIKCFQCSNCARVIQPYDVEDATYNKVNGKVLCAQCSIDDPDSKVGFKLVSKLSQLIFLMKIALVRSRVVMALQMKNQEVMQRSNSIKETISMQQTYIRTLNDIKRLKSGRQSVRITNNKQDARKSRVLKTPELDVNNQSKSEINNKSLVIETEGSNPSTSSDPKMFNGQQSLTLDDISRIVAAEQARELRPNAFTHFMRIKESDDETTTFIAKKSGIYYSELSFDQCHKLQLVALALLANGNNGLNVSEACINKLIPPSPKAPNISGGFWNKLFKGGKDNKNTRYRKIFGTPLDVLCERWGVDSDLSSGPAKVRIPLLVDELISNLRQMDMCVEGIFRKNGNIRRLKELSADIDENPSGVPDLSSENAIQLSALLKKFLRELPIPLLTFVMYDLWIQAAKLDSKIEGQRIFPILYTLLPRAHRNVAEVLLSFLHWTSSFSHVDHQIGSKMDIHNLSTVIAPNILYQETPAVNYQEQPAGVIHNNYQDAFAENEGENYFLAIETVDYLINHNEDLSMVPMFLSTLLKEIEIKNLTDYQSVKNTLI from the coding sequence ATGACCAATATCCAGCGACCCAAATTGTTAGTGGCAGAACGTGATAATCTTAGCTATAAACATAACTTGTCAGTTAACCCCATGGCGTCCTCCTTTGAACAAAAACCAGCCACATCATCTCATAAAACTAAGATCTGTAAACAATGTGGTGAAATGATCACGCAAAATTCCCTGAAGGCGCTCGGAGAGTATTATCATGAGAATTGCTTGGTTTGTTATGACTGTGGAACATTATGCCGGCCGAAATTTTTCCCTTATCAATTACCTGAAACTTCAGAAGTAGTCTTATTATGTCAACAAGACTATTTCACCAGGAACAAGTTACTGTGTTATGTTTGTAACAAGCCTCTGAGTGGAGTATACTATAATACATTTGGGAAGCTTTATGATGAAGAACATTTCTGTTGTACTGTGTGTGGTACCAAATGCAAAGCCACGTCATGTTTCCATTATAATGACGAGTTATACTGCAAGTATCATTTCCTGAAATACTTCTCAAAACGATGCAAGGGATGCAACTACCCGATATCAGATCAATACATTGAATTTCCCCGTGGCGAAGAAATTCATTGCTGGCACCCGGAGTGTTACGGTATTCATAAATACTGGCATGTTAGCGTTCCTGCAGAAGCTGTTGGAATTCCTTCTTTAGATATACCACCGAAGGATGCAACGCCGAATACCGATGACACCAATCCTACTGAGGATGAGATGGAAACATATACTAACACATTATCAGCTATTATTAGCAAAACATGGAATGTATTGTATCGGTTTGAAGAAGAGTCGGCCTATTGTGTTTCTGACATGTTTCAATACTTAACAAGTTACGACCAGTTCAAGGGAGTTGATGCAGCGGCGctatttgttttaaaattggAGTGTTTGTTTAAAGCACTAGATTTCTTAGAATCCGTAGGTCAGTATACTATTATAAAACCCAAAAATGAATCTCCCAATGATTCCACATTGACCACACCTGAATCTGACCCAGCAGGGCATACAGATATTAAGTATTCCAAATTTCCTAGAAATCTTTCAACTAAATTAATGATTTATCTGCAACTATTAAGGAAAATGGGTTCAGCTTCTAAAATGAAGGAAGTCAATGTTGGATCATTTATGTCTGTGATTACTGGCTTAGctcattttttgaagttattattgCGCAATGGACTGTTTAATGCACTGGAACACAATAAGAAGGTTCATACGTCAAACGCTTTAATCAAATTTCTGCGTGAAGTtaagaaaaatgaaacaTATCAAAATTCGCCATTTGATTACATCAATGTAACAATAAATGCCACTGACTGCTGTGCTATATGTCAGAAATATGTACAAGAGGAATGCATTAGATTTCAGGAACATAGATGGCATATAAAATGTTTTCAGTGTTCTAATTGTGCGAGAGTTATTCAGCCATATGATGTTGAGGATGCTACCTATAATAAGGTGAACGGAAAAGTACTTTGCGCTCAATGTTCTATCGATGATCCCGATTCTAAGGTTGGTTTCAAACTTGTTAGCAAATTAAGCCAACTTATTTTCTTAATGAAAATAGCATTAGTACGGTCCAGAGTAGTTATGGCCTTGcagatgaaaaatcaagAAGTGATGCAAAGAAGCAATTCTATCAAGGAGACTATATCAATGCAACAGACTTATATTCGGACTTTGAATGATATCAAGAGGCTCAAATCGGGAAGGCAAAGCGTTCGAATAACAAACAATAAACAAGATGCGAGGAAGTCCAGAGTTTTAAAAACTCCAGAGTTAGATGTCAACAACCAGTCCAAATCCGAAATTAACAATAAATCACTTGTCATTGAAACAGAAGGATCAAATCCTTCAACGTCTTCTGATCCCAAAATGTTCAATGGGCAACAATCACTGACTTTGGATGATATCTCTAGGATTGTTGCTGCTGAACAAGCCAGGGAGCTTAGGCCTAACGCTTTTACTCATTTCATGAGAATAAAAGAATCAGATGATGAGACTACTACCTTTATTGCAAAAAAGAGTGGTATTTATTACTCAGAATTATCATTCGACCAGTGTCACAAGTTACAGCTTGTTGCATTGGCGCTTTTAGCCAATGGGAATAATGGCTTGAATGTTTCTGAGGCTTGTATAAACAAGTTGATTCCTCCCTCACCTAAAGCCCCTAATATTTCAGGTGGGTTTTGGAATAAATTGTTTAAAGGAGGTAAGGATAACAAGAATACAAGATATaggaaaatatttggaacacCTTTAGATGTGCTTTGTGAGAGATGGGGGGTAGATTCCGATTTGAGTTCTGGACCTGCAAAAGTACGTATACCCCTTCTAGTGGATGAATTGATTTCCAATTTGCGTCAGATGGATATGTGTGTAGAAGGGATTTTTAGAAAGAATGGTAATATCAGAAGACTAAAAGAGCTATCTGCTGATATAGATGAAAATCCTTCTGGAGTACCTGATTTATCCAGCGAGAATGCTATCCAGCTTTCCGCACTTCtcaagaagtttttaagaGAACTTCCAATACCGCTACTCACATTTGTGATGTATGATTTGTGGATTCAAGCTGCAAAACTAGATTCAAAAATAGAAGGACAAAGGATTTTCCCTATTCTTTACACACTATTGCCAAGGGCTCATCGTAATGTTGCAGAAGtacttctttcttttcttcattggACATCTTCATTTTCACATGTCGATCACCAAATCGGATCAAAGATGGATATCCACAATCTCTCAACAGTTATTGCTCCGAATATTTTATATCAAGAGACACCAGCTGTAAATTATCAGGAACAGCCAGCTGGTGTTATCCACAATAATTACCAAGATGCTTTTGCTGAAAATGAGGGAGAAAATTATTTCTTAGCAATTGAAACAGTTGACTATTTAATCAATCACAATGAGGACTTGAGCATGGTACCTATGTTTTTGTCGACATTGTTAAAAGAGATTGAAATTAAGAACTTGACTGATTATCAGTCAGTAAAAAACACATTGATTTGA